From a single Eisenibacter elegans DSM 3317 genomic region:
- a CDS encoding 7TM diverse intracellular signaling domain-containing protein: MVQNGTLDLRDWPLAKPFLLPLDGHWHFYWMQTYEQFRKGQASGALLHEIPGVWTEHVDRPTQPLSKTGYGLYTLTILLPKHHPKNLAIKIPSVSTSYRLYINNVYTTQVGVVGYSEASSKPHYFPQIVNFEQTSDTLQLLFEVANYHYRKGGIWYSVYLGTQETVQNKREWTLIFDFFLLGSIFIMGIYHMGLYFIRKRSSLLPLMFALFCVSCVLRLLSVGEIVLSGLSRVSWLNIVHAEFISFYACVLFFASFAYYSFPKEFSVKALRIVISVCIVLISLTLLSGPLFFTELVAYFQLFVLAMGAYVMFVSILAITRRRKGSIAFTLGWLILFGCVVNDILYASLVVNTAETVHIGLFIFIFSQAFIISQQFAEAFFQTAKLSTELKDINTHLEQLVEQRTQALQDANQEMQKVVEELDITNEELSRNARLLTERNQDLMDSINYAKRIQTAILPTSEEIGEVFPEHFIFFKPRDLVSGDFYWFSHWPEEQKAFIAVVDCTGHGIPGAFMSLIANDLLHETINTHRVSEPAKILQELRSSLERVLQQSQTGNRDGFEIAICQIDTNLHNPHRQLLYAGAGIPLYYVEGGLLKRIAPSKVIIGGGSKFQALDMPIGQQALPVAAVEAVYLASDGYRDQFGGPDGRKMMAGKFQDILQQALKRAPSAQAQYLEECLKEWRNGEQYAQIDDILVLGLIFRRSFSVIDQFISE, translated from the coding sequence GTGGTGCAGAATGGTACGCTCGACTTGCGCGACTGGCCCTTGGCCAAGCCCTTTTTGCTGCCTTTAGATGGTCATTGGCATTTTTACTGGATGCAGACCTACGAGCAATTTCGCAAGGGGCAGGCTTCTGGAGCGCTCTTACACGAGATTCCCGGCGTTTGGACAGAGCATGTCGACCGGCCAACACAGCCTTTGAGTAAGACAGGCTATGGGCTATATACGCTGACTATCTTGTTGCCCAAACACCACCCCAAAAATTTGGCTATCAAAATTCCTTCTGTTAGTACTTCTTATCGCCTGTATATCAACAATGTGTATACCACTCAGGTAGGTGTAGTGGGGTATAGTGAGGCTTCTTCTAAACCTCATTACTTCCCTCAGATTGTCAACTTCGAGCAAACCAGCGACACGCTCCAACTTTTGTTTGAGGTGGCCAATTATCATTATCGCAAGGGGGGGATTTGGTACAGTGTCTATCTAGGAACCCAAGAAACAGTTCAGAACAAGCGGGAGTGGACGTTGATTTTTGATTTTTTTCTTTTGGGAAGTATTTTCATTATGGGCATCTACCATATGGGATTGTACTTTATCCGTAAACGTTCTTCGCTACTTCCGCTGATGTTTGCGCTGTTTTGTGTAAGCTGTGTCTTGCGTCTATTGAGTGTTGGGGAGATTGTATTGTCGGGTTTGTCGCGGGTGTCTTGGCTCAATATCGTCCATGCGGAGTTCATCAGCTTCTATGCCTGTGTCTTGTTTTTTGCCTCTTTTGCCTACTACTCTTTCCCAAAAGAGTTTTCTGTCAAAGCTTTGCGCATAGTCATAAGTGTCTGCATTGTCTTGATTTCTTTGACCTTGCTAAGCGGTCCTTTGTTTTTTACAGAGTTGGTAGCCTATTTTCAGTTGTTTGTTTTGGCTATGGGTGCTTATGTGATGTTTGTCTCGATATTGGCCATTACCCGCCGCCGCAAAGGTTCTATAGCCTTCACTTTGGGCTGGCTGATTTTATTTGGCTGTGTGGTGAATGATATTTTGTATGCCAGCTTGGTAGTCAATACCGCCGAGACTGTCCACATTGGTTTGTTTATCTTTATATTTTCACAGGCTTTTATTATTTCACAGCAGTTTGCAGAAGCTTTTTTCCAAACAGCTAAGCTCAGTACTGAGCTAAAAGACATCAATACCCATTTGGAGCAGTTGGTAGAACAACGCACCCAAGCCCTTCAAGATGCCAACCAAGAGATGCAAAAGGTTGTAGAAGAGCTGGATATTACCAATGAAGAGTTGAGCCGCAATGCCCGTCTACTTACAGAGCGCAACCAAGACCTTATGGATAGTATCAACTATGCCAAACGAATTCAGACGGCCATCTTGCCTACTTCTGAAGAGATTGGGGAGGTGTTTCCAGAGCATTTTATATTTTTCAAACCTCGCGACCTTGTCAGCGGCGATTTTTATTGGTTTAGCCATTGGCCAGAAGAGCAGAAAGCCTTTATTGCGGTAGTAGATTGTACCGGACACGGTATCCCCGGAGCATTTATGAGCCTGATAGCCAATGATTTGCTCCACGAAACCATCAATACACACCGTGTCAGTGAGCCGGCCAAAATTTTGCAAGAGCTGCGCAGTTCTTTGGAGCGTGTTTTGCAACAATCACAAACGGGCAACCGCGACGGTTTTGAAATTGCTATCTGTCAGATAGATACCAACCTACACAACCCCCATCGACAGTTGCTGTATGCCGGTGCGGGCATTCCCTTGTATTATGTAGAAGGAGGCTTACTGAAGCGCATTGCCCCCTCCAAAGTCATTATTGGAGGAGGGAGCAAGTTTCAGGCCTTGGATATGCCCATTGGCCAACAAGCGCTTCCGGTAGCGGCTGTAGAGGCGGTGTATTTGGCTTCTGATGGCTACCGCGACCAATTTGGCGGCCCTGATGGACGCAAGATGATGGCAGGCAAGTTTCAGGATATACTCCAACAAGCGCTCAAGCGCGCACCTTCAGCACAGGCACAGTAT